In one Melaminivora jejuensis genomic region, the following are encoded:
- a CDS encoding response regulator transcription factor, protein MRIAAVDDDPLQLELFTQSLTALGHVCQTFETGAALLKALRRDTFDLLIVDWELPDTSGPDIIRWVREHIGPELPILFVTHRQQERDIVEGLACGADDFMGKPVRVAELNARVSALLRRAYPQAASGELEFGRYRFLPATRELLMDGQSVALKAREYELALFLFQNLGRLLSRDHLRDVIWGHSAEVISRSLDTHISRLRTLLELRPANGYAITSVYGVGYRFEAVQPRPQQGRTP, encoded by the coding sequence ATGCGCATCGCAGCAGTGGACGATGACCCGCTCCAGCTTGAACTCTTCACCCAGTCCCTGACGGCCCTGGGCCATGTCTGCCAGACTTTCGAGACCGGCGCTGCACTGCTCAAGGCCTTGCGCCGCGACACCTTCGACCTGCTGATCGTGGACTGGGAGCTGCCCGACACCAGCGGCCCGGACATCATCCGCTGGGTGCGCGAGCACATCGGCCCCGAGCTGCCCATCCTGTTCGTCACGCACCGCCAGCAGGAGCGCGACATCGTGGAAGGTCTGGCCTGCGGCGCCGACGACTTCATGGGCAAGCCGGTGCGCGTGGCCGAACTCAATGCCCGGGTCAGCGCCCTGCTGCGCCGCGCCTATCCGCAGGCGGCCAGCGGCGAGCTGGAGTTCGGGCGCTACCGCTTTCTGCCGGCCACGCGCGAGTTGCTCATGGACGGCCAGAGCGTGGCGCTCAAGGCGCGCGAGTACGAACTGGCGCTGTTCCTGTTCCAGAACCTGGGCCGCCTGCTGTCGCGCGACCACCTGCGCGACGTGATCTGGGGCCACAGCGCCGAGGTCATCTCGCGCTCGCTGGACACGCACATCTCGCGCCTGCGCACGCTGCTGGAGCTGCGCCCGGCCAACGGCTACGCCATCACCTCGGTCTATGGCGTGGGCTATCGCTTCGAGGCCGTGCAGCCGCGCCCGCAGCAAGGCCGCACGCCATGA
- a CDS encoding FecR domain-containing protein, with the protein MTATARTRPRPQRPAPGQAWQVIMLGLALLLPAGLHAQGSGLAHTVQPGDTLSALALDYLGDARDWPALQRSNQVRDPRRLRPGTVLHIPAHLLPASTARVLFASGDVRLQAAGGSAVQLPDAGQLVAEGTRLQAGPQSFVSVELADGTVVRVQADSQVQIEQLRRRGRAGDAQSVLELQRGSVESSVPTQPGSQRRFEVRTPGATTAVRGTRFVVTLAPDGRTLAAVTEGRLAVAPAADARPAIAVASGQGLVVSADGQAAASQNLLPAPGLEALPDTLGDADFLRLPLEPVPGAVAYRVQLAQDAEFASVVRSTYSSSPQVQLAALPDGRYHLAARAIDAQGLPGLPAQRAIIIKAHPIAPLLQVSSTALALPGAELSCTPVEGAVAYRIQVAAADFTAPVLDIAGNEHCRLALAALAPGAYRWRAASVRRLPDGQLDQGPFSPAQAFTLAKLPVAPAGDAIAVQQAGSRLQLNWPGQPGERFELQLSPEPDFTTLALEQELSESSWTAPAMAPGRYYLRIRTRDTETGLISSFSTPRRITLQPVAAVRSSTDLPVTSADGQPLSRP; encoded by the coding sequence ATGACGGCCACGGCACGGACACGACCACGGCCCCAGCGCCCTGCCCCAGGCCAAGCCTGGCAGGTCATCATGCTGGGCCTGGCGCTGCTGCTGCCTGCAGGGCTGCACGCCCAGGGCAGCGGCCTGGCCCACACGGTGCAGCCCGGCGACACCCTGTCCGCCCTGGCCCTGGACTATCTGGGCGACGCCCGCGACTGGCCTGCGCTGCAGCGCAGCAACCAGGTGCGCGACCCGCGCCGCCTGCGCCCCGGGACGGTGCTGCACATCCCGGCGCATCTGCTGCCGGCCAGCACGGCCCGGGTGCTGTTCGCCTCTGGCGATGTGCGCCTGCAAGCCGCTGGCGGCAGTGCCGTGCAGCTGCCGGATGCCGGCCAGCTGGTGGCCGAGGGCACCAGGCTCCAGGCCGGGCCGCAGTCCTTCGTCAGCGTGGAACTGGCCGACGGCACGGTGGTGCGGGTGCAGGCCGACTCGCAGGTGCAGATCGAGCAGTTGCGCCGACGAGGCCGCGCCGGCGATGCGCAATCCGTGCTGGAACTGCAGCGCGGCAGCGTCGAGTCCAGCGTGCCGACCCAGCCGGGCAGCCAGCGCCGCTTCGAGGTACGCACCCCTGGCGCCACCACTGCCGTGCGCGGCACCCGCTTCGTCGTCACCCTGGCGCCCGACGGGCGCACGCTGGCAGCGGTCACCGAGGGCCGCCTGGCAGTGGCCCCGGCAGCGGATGCGCGACCGGCCATTGCCGTGGCCAGTGGACAAGGCCTGGTCGTGTCTGCCGATGGCCAGGCCGCAGCCAGCCAGAACCTGCTGCCAGCCCCCGGCCTGGAAGCACTGCCGGACACGCTCGGCGATGCCGACTTCCTGCGCCTGCCGCTGGAGCCGGTTCCTGGCGCTGTCGCCTACCGGGTGCAGCTGGCCCAGGACGCTGAATTTGCCAGCGTCGTGCGCAGCACCTACTCAAGCTCGCCTCAGGTGCAGCTGGCCGCGTTGCCGGATGGCCGTTACCACCTGGCAGCGCGCGCCATCGATGCCCAGGGCCTGCCGGGCCTGCCAGCCCAGCGCGCCATCATCATCAAGGCCCATCCGATAGCGCCGCTGCTGCAAGTCTCCAGCACTGCCCTGGCCCTGCCTGGAGCCGAGCTGTCGTGTACGCCGGTGGAGGGCGCCGTGGCCTACCGCATCCAGGTAGCAGCAGCAGACTTCACGGCCCCCGTGCTGGACATTGCGGGCAACGAGCACTGCCGACTGGCGCTGGCGGCGCTGGCACCAGGCGCCTATCGCTGGCGCGCAGCCAGCGTACGCCGCCTGCCCGATGGCCAGCTGGATCAAGGCCCCTTCAGCCCAGCCCAGGCCTTCACGCTGGCCAAGCTCCCTGTCGCTCCCGCCGGGGACGCCATCGCAGTGCAGCAGGCCGGCTCCCGGCTGCAGCTGAACTGGCCGGGCCAGCCCGGGGAGCGCTTCGAGCTGCAGCTGTCGCCAGAGCCGGACTTCACCACGCTGGCGCTGGAGCAGGAGCTGTCCGAATCGTCCTGGACTGCTCCTGCAATGGCGCCGGGGCGCTACTACCTGCGCATCCGCACGCGCGATACCGAAACCGGCCTGATCAGCAGTTTCTCGACCCCGCGCCGCATCACGCTGCAACCCGTGGCTGCGGTGCGCAGCAGCACCGACCTGCCGGTGACCAGCGCTGATGGCCAACCCCTGAGCCGGCCTTGA
- a CDS encoding CbbQ/NirQ/NorQ/GpvN family protein, with translation MDASALAATAPFYLPTGDEVEVFEQCHAQGLAVMLKGPTGCGKTRFVEHMAWRLARPLITVSCHDDLSASDLIGRFLIKSDGTEWQDGPLTRAVRGGALCYLDEVVEARQDTVVVLHPLTDHRRELPIDKTGELVRAAPGFGLVVSYNPGYQRMLKDLKPSTRQRFVALDFDFPAPEAEVRIVVQESAIAEPDARALVQLATRLRALHDRGLAEVPSTRLLVAAAQLAVRGVELRRACIHAIVAPLSDDAALVAAMRDLVDATFV, from the coding sequence ATGGACGCCAGCGCCTTGGCTGCCACCGCGCCGTTCTACCTGCCCACGGGCGACGAGGTCGAGGTCTTCGAGCAGTGCCACGCCCAGGGCCTGGCGGTGATGCTCAAGGGGCCGACGGGCTGCGGCAAGACGCGCTTCGTCGAGCACATGGCCTGGCGCCTGGCCCGGCCCCTGATCACCGTGTCCTGCCATGACGACCTGAGTGCCAGCGATCTGATCGGGCGCTTTCTGATCAAGAGCGACGGCACCGAGTGGCAGGACGGCCCGCTCACGCGCGCGGTGCGGGGCGGCGCGCTGTGCTACCTGGACGAAGTGGTCGAGGCGCGCCAGGACACGGTGGTCGTGCTGCACCCGCTGACCGACCACCGGCGCGAACTGCCCATCGACAAGACCGGCGAGCTGGTGCGTGCGGCGCCGGGTTTTGGCCTGGTGGTGTCCTACAACCCGGGCTACCAGCGGATGCTGAAAGACCTCAAGCCCAGCACGCGCCAGCGCTTCGTGGCGCTGGACTTCGACTTCCCGGCGCCCGAGGCCGAGGTGCGCATCGTCGTCCAGGAAAGCGCCATTGCCGAGCCTGATGCCCGCGCCCTGGTGCAGCTGGCCACCCGCCTGCGCGCCCTGCACGACCGGGGCCTGGCCGAGGTGCCCAGCACGCGGCTGCTGGTCGCTGCCGCGCAGCTGGCGGTGCGCGGCGTCGAGCTGCGCCGCGCCTGCATCCACGCCATCGTTGCGCCGCTGTCGGACGACGCTGCGCTGGTGGCCGCCATGCGCGATCTGGTGGACGCTACCTTCGTCTGA
- a CDS encoding site-2 protease family protein has protein sequence MRDNRPVPSSDIIQTVLIYALPVLFSITAHEAAHGYAARHFGDNTAYMLGRITLNPVKHIDPIGTILMPLLLYFSTSGAFVFGYAKPVPVDFGKLRHPKRDMVWVALAGPASNFVQAIAWALLLFALLALDVAEPFFLQMARAGILVNLVMWAFNLFPLPPLDGGRVLAGLLPMRQALWLSRIEPYGFFIVLALVLAGVVGALWLRPLMSLGYGAINLLLSPFAGLLR, from the coding sequence ATGCGCGACAATCGCCCCGTGCCCTCCTCCGACATCATCCAGACCGTCCTGATCTACGCCCTGCCCGTGCTGTTTTCCATCACGGCGCACGAGGCCGCGCACGGCTACGCCGCGCGCCACTTCGGCGACAACACCGCCTACATGCTGGGGCGCATCACGCTCAACCCGGTCAAGCACATCGACCCCATCGGCACCATATTGATGCCGCTGCTGCTGTACTTTTCCACCTCCGGCGCCTTCGTGTTCGGCTACGCCAAGCCGGTGCCGGTCGATTTCGGCAAGCTCAGGCACCCTAAGCGCGACATGGTCTGGGTGGCGCTGGCCGGGCCGGCGTCCAACTTCGTGCAAGCCATCGCCTGGGCGCTCTTGCTGTTCGCGCTGCTGGCGCTGGATGTGGCCGAGCCGTTCTTTTTGCAAATGGCGCGCGCCGGCATCCTGGTCAACCTGGTCATGTGGGCCTTCAACCTGTTTCCGCTGCCACCGCTCGACGGCGGGCGCGTGCTGGCCGGCCTGCTGCCGATGCGCCAGGCGCTGTGGCTGTCGCGCATCGAGCCCTATGGCTTTTTCATCGTGCTGGCGCTGGTGCTGGCCGGCGTGGTGGGCGCGCTGTGGCTGCGCCCGCTGATGTCGCTGGGCTACGGCGCCATCAACCTGCTGCTCAGCCCCTTTGCCGGGCTGCTGCGCTGA
- a CDS encoding CHASE2 domain-containing protein has product MKPGQPVSPDKPGTPGAAPSWLGQRANLLREWLLLTLALLALVAWLADSGALRRLDHVAHDAAMRLHMLPASQDIVIIAIDDASIAAIGRWPWRRALHAQAITQMAAQAPRAIALDVLFGEPDADYPGDDLLLERAIERAGNVVLPVAQRGGHAAGGLVDAPLPALRQAAAQLGHVQVHVDADGAVRHFFAREGPQAAPWPHVSVAMLCAAGQAHADCRGSAAPAAGSWTAQGLQGLVFTAGQPAFVQHSYVDLLKGRLDAQALRGKYVLVGATAVGLGDMFAAPAATQGGRMSGVELLAHALHAELAGARLQPASQGANLLFSLVPVATALLGLRLLGPLAGLMGCALLALSSLLLATLAAPMLGWELATAPALVGIALAYPLWSWRRLSAAAHFLQLEMQALQRQMPLATQGDLPPSGDALERRILAVETASSRLRRLHHFVSESLQHLPLPTLICDGAGQVLLANSSAAQHLGQIEPALVGQTADRLLGSLHDPQTGEALLEPRTLADSTMPLRCEGRDTSGRDMLLLCQPHHLDDAALWLITLVDLSAIRQAQRQRDQALHFISHDIRAPAASILTLLEMQREFAGQLSHEQLLARIERHAQAALNMAQGFVQLASAQADNYQCAAFDLAAVLHEAVDEAWEAAQERQVQLAVSCVDSEAQMEGDRSLIQRAIGNVLGNALKFSPAGATVHCSLRSHPTGWCLDIRDEGPGIAPELQADIFKPFKSDMGLQQTRAGRVGSAGLGLAFVDTVVRRHGGSIQFDSKPGQGACFSLLLPATRLQG; this is encoded by the coding sequence TTGAAGCCCGGGCAGCCGGTATCTCCTGACAAGCCGGGGACGCCCGGAGCTGCCCCGTCCTGGCTTGGCCAGCGCGCAAACCTGCTGCGCGAGTGGCTGCTGCTGACCCTGGCCCTGCTGGCCCTGGTGGCCTGGCTGGCGGACAGCGGCGCCCTGCGCCGGCTGGATCATGTGGCGCACGACGCGGCCATGCGTCTGCACATGCTGCCGGCCAGCCAGGACATCGTCATCATCGCCATCGATGACGCCAGCATCGCCGCCATAGGACGCTGGCCCTGGCGGCGCGCCCTGCACGCCCAGGCGATCACGCAGATGGCCGCCCAGGCGCCGCGTGCCATTGCATTGGATGTGCTGTTCGGCGAACCCGACGCCGACTACCCGGGCGACGACCTGCTGCTCGAACGCGCCATCGAACGCGCCGGCAACGTGGTGCTGCCCGTGGCGCAGCGCGGCGGCCATGCCGCCGGCGGCCTGGTGGACGCGCCTTTGCCAGCCCTGCGCCAGGCGGCCGCCCAGCTCGGCCATGTCCAGGTGCATGTGGATGCTGACGGAGCCGTGCGCCACTTCTTCGCCCGCGAGGGGCCGCAAGCAGCCCCTTGGCCCCATGTCAGCGTGGCCATGCTGTGCGCTGCCGGACAGGCCCATGCCGACTGCCGGGGCAGTGCCGCGCCTGCCGCCGGCAGCTGGACGGCACAGGGTTTGCAAGGATTGGTCTTCACTGCAGGACAGCCGGCATTCGTGCAGCACTCCTATGTCGATCTGCTCAAGGGCCGGCTCGATGCACAGGCGCTGCGCGGCAAATACGTCCTGGTGGGAGCCACGGCTGTCGGCCTGGGAGACATGTTTGCCGCCCCGGCAGCCACCCAGGGCGGGCGCATGAGCGGGGTGGAATTGCTGGCACATGCCCTTCATGCCGAGCTGGCCGGCGCCCGCCTGCAGCCCGCCAGCCAGGGTGCCAACCTGCTGTTCAGCCTGGTGCCTGTGGCAACGGCGCTGCTGGGCCTGCGGCTGCTCGGCCCCCTGGCGGGCCTGATGGGCTGCGCCCTCCTGGCGCTGTCCAGCCTGCTGCTGGCCACGCTGGCAGCACCCATGCTGGGCTGGGAGTTGGCCACGGCACCAGCCCTGGTCGGTATCGCCCTGGCCTATCCACTGTGGAGCTGGCGCCGCCTGAGCGCAGCAGCGCACTTTCTGCAACTGGAAATGCAGGCCCTGCAGCGCCAGATGCCCCTGGCCACGCAAGGCGATCTGCCCCCGTCCGGCGATGCCCTGGAGCGACGCATCCTGGCGGTGGAAACGGCCTCCAGCCGCCTGCGCCGCCTGCATCATTTCGTCAGCGAGAGCCTGCAGCATTTGCCCTTGCCAACGCTGATCTGCGATGGCGCCGGCCAGGTGCTGTTGGCGAATTCGAGCGCCGCCCAGCACCTGGGCCAGATCGAGCCCGCCCTGGTCGGACAGACCGCCGACCGGCTGCTGGGCAGTCTGCACGACCCGCAGACGGGAGAGGCATTGCTGGAGCCTCGGACGCTGGCCGACAGCACCATGCCCCTGCGCTGCGAAGGACGCGACACCAGCGGGCGCGACATGCTGCTGCTGTGCCAGCCGCACCATCTGGATGACGCCGCCCTGTGGCTGATCACGCTGGTGGATTTATCGGCCATCCGCCAGGCGCAGCGCCAGCGCGACCAGGCGCTGCACTTCATATCGCACGATATACGCGCGCCGGCGGCCTCCATCCTGACGCTGCTGGAGATGCAGCGCGAGTTTGCCGGTCAGCTCAGCCATGAGCAGTTGCTTGCCCGCATTGAGCGCCACGCCCAGGCCGCCTTGAACATGGCGCAAGGCTTTGTCCAGCTGGCCAGCGCCCAGGCCGACAACTATCAGTGCGCGGCCTTCGACCTGGCAGCCGTGCTGCACGAGGCAGTGGATGAAGCCTGGGAGGCGGCGCAGGAGCGGCAGGTGCAGCTGGCCGTGTCCTGCGTCGATAGCGAAGCGCAGATGGAAGGTGATCGCAGCCTGATCCAGCGCGCCATCGGCAATGTGCTGGGCAACGCCCTCAAGTTCAGTCCCGCCGGCGCCACCGTGCATTGCTCGCTGCGCTCACATCCGACCGGCTGGTGCCTGGACATCCGCGACGAGGGGCCGGGCATCGCGCCCGAGTTGCAGGCCGACATCTTCAAGCCCTTCAAGAGCGATATGGGCCTACAGCAGACGCGCGCCGGGCGCGTCGGCAGTGCCGGGCTGGGGCTGGCTTTCGTCGATACCGTAGTGCGGCGCCACGGCGGCAGCATCCAGTTCGACAGTAAGCCCGGCCAAGGCGCCTGTTTCAGCCTGTTGCTGCCTGCCACGCGCCTCCAAGGCTGA
- a CDS encoding cbb3-type cytochrome c oxidase subunit I yields the protein MRYKSQAVAYWYFAVAVALFGLQIVFGLLSATKYLGPDPLLYILPFDVTKMIHTNVLIVWVICGFMGATYWMVPDESRTELHSVKLAYIQLVLWVVMGVATVVGYLFRYGTGNKLLEQPLPSKLAIVVAMLIFLYNIGMTIRKSGRFTTPEGVLLGGLGLAAVLYVPALLEYHNYTVSIFYRWWTIHLWVEGVWEMIQGGFLAYLLIRLSGADREVMEKWLYVIVGLVFIAGILGTAHHYYWVGVPAYWLPIGGFFSALEPAALVGMAMYAYYAMRRSGLAHPNKLALHWTVGSAVYTMFGAGLLGLAHTFPSVNKWTHGTLITAMHGHAAFYGAYAMIVMAMISYALPHFTRRPEEGTSMGYTAFWMQLAGMFGMTLSFATAGIGQVYLERIMGMGYLDAQLKIQVHFVMLIITASIFAVGVALFIIDFFRYPLRLEVREGDPVVPPAAPARAATV from the coding sequence ATGAGATACAAGTCCCAAGCCGTCGCCTACTGGTACTTTGCCGTTGCTGTGGCCTTGTTCGGGCTGCAGATCGTCTTCGGTCTGCTCTCGGCCACCAAGTACCTGGGGCCAGACCCGCTGCTGTACATCCTGCCCTTTGACGTGACCAAGATGATCCACACCAATGTGCTGATCGTGTGGGTCATCTGCGGTTTCATGGGAGCCACCTACTGGATGGTGCCCGACGAGTCGCGCACCGAGCTGCACAGCGTGAAACTCGCCTACATCCAGCTGGTGCTGTGGGTGGTCATGGGCGTGGCCACGGTGGTGGGCTACCTGTTTCGCTACGGCACCGGCAACAAGCTGCTGGAGCAGCCCCTGCCATCCAAGCTGGCCATCGTCGTGGCCATGCTGATCTTTCTCTACAACATCGGCATGACGATCAGGAAGTCGGGCCGCTTCACCACGCCCGAAGGAGTGCTGCTGGGCGGCCTGGGCCTGGCGGCGGTGCTGTATGTGCCGGCGCTGCTGGAGTATCACAACTACACCGTCTCCATCTTCTACCGCTGGTGGACCATCCACCTGTGGGTGGAAGGCGTGTGGGAGATGATCCAGGGCGGCTTTCTGGCCTATCTCCTGATCCGCCTGTCCGGCGCCGACCGTGAGGTCATGGAAAAGTGGCTCTACGTCATCGTCGGCCTGGTCTTCATCGCCGGCATCCTGGGCACGGCGCACCACTATTACTGGGTGGGCGTGCCGGCCTACTGGCTGCCCATCGGCGGCTTCTTCAGCGCACTGGAGCCGGCGGCCTTGGTCGGCATGGCCATGTACGCCTACTACGCCATGCGCCGCTCAGGCCTGGCGCACCCGAACAAGCTGGCCCTGCACTGGACGGTGGGCAGCGCCGTGTACACCATGTTCGGCGCGGGCCTCTTGGGCCTGGCGCACACCTTCCCCAGCGTCAACAAATGGACGCACGGCACCTTGATCACCGCCATGCACGGCCACGCAGCTTTCTATGGTGCCTACGCCATGATCGTCATGGCCATGATCAGCTACGCCCTGCCGCACTTCACCCGCCGCCCCGAAGAAGGCACCTCGATGGGCTACACGGCGTTCTGGATGCAGCTGGCCGGCATGTTCGGCATGACCTTGTCGTTTGCCACCGCCGGCATCGGGCAGGTCTATCTGGAGCGCATCATGGGCATGGGCTACCTGGATGCGCAGCTCAAGATCCAGGTGCATTTCGTGATGCTGATCATTACGGCGTCCATCTTCGCCGTAGGCGTGGCGCTGTTCATCATCGACTTCTTCCGCTACCCGCTGCGTCTGGAAGTGCGTGAGGGTGACCCGGTCGTGCCGCCCGCAGCGCCGGCACGCGCGGCCACGGTCTGA
- a CDS encoding SDR family oxidoreductase: MARTTSRKNDAGTAQQTAQQQQHLQQEQDRADAHRHEAGEDKQAASKGGEQAAPGPGRQEPAPPLPQQHLSKPGNQHEMQLQPRDQAPAYEGSGKLRGKIALITGGDSGIGRAVAVLFAREGADVAIVYLSEHEDAQETCRLIQAEGGRSLHIPGDVKDAAFCQRAVNQVVQQWGGLNVLVNNAAFQEHVASLEELSEERFDQTFRTNVYGYFHMAKAALPHLGRGDAIVNTGSVTGLRGSKGLLDYSATKGAIHAFTKALAQNVIDKGIRVNAVAPGPVWTPLNPADQPPQDIKSFGADTDMKRPAQPEEIAPAYVFLAAASCSSYITGIVLPITGSAGDGA; this comes from the coding sequence ATGGCCCGTACCACTTCCCGAAAAAACGACGCCGGCACGGCTCAGCAGACAGCCCAGCAGCAACAGCACCTGCAACAGGAGCAGGACAGAGCAGACGCGCACAGGCATGAGGCTGGCGAGGACAAACAGGCCGCCTCCAAAGGCGGCGAGCAGGCGGCCCCCGGCCCAGGCCGACAGGAGCCAGCGCCTCCCTTGCCACAGCAGCACCTGAGCAAACCCGGCAACCAGCATGAGATGCAATTGCAACCGCGCGACCAGGCTCCGGCTTATGAAGGCAGCGGCAAGCTGCGCGGCAAGATTGCCCTGATCACTGGGGGCGACTCCGGCATCGGGCGCGCCGTGGCAGTGCTGTTTGCCCGCGAGGGCGCGGATGTCGCCATCGTCTATCTGAGCGAACACGAAGACGCCCAGGAAACCTGTCGCCTGATACAGGCCGAGGGAGGGCGCAGCCTTCACATTCCCGGGGACGTCAAGGATGCAGCGTTCTGCCAGCGTGCCGTCAACCAAGTGGTGCAGCAATGGGGCGGTCTGAATGTGCTGGTGAACAACGCCGCCTTCCAGGAGCATGTTGCCTCGCTGGAGGAGCTGAGCGAGGAGCGCTTCGACCAGACCTTTCGCACCAACGTCTATGGTTACTTCCACATGGCCAAGGCAGCCCTGCCGCACCTGGGTCGCGGAGACGCCATCGTCAACACCGGCTCTGTCACCGGCCTGCGCGGCAGCAAGGGGCTGCTTGACTACTCGGCCACCAAGGGAGCGATCCATGCCTTCACCAAGGCCCTGGCGCAGAACGTGATCGACAAGGGCATCCGGGTGAACGCCGTCGCCCCAGGGCCGGTCTGGACGCCGCTCAACCCTGCCGACCAGCCGCCGCAGGACATCAAGAGTTTCGGCGCCGACACCGACATGAAGCGCCCGGCCCAGCCGGAGGAGATCGCTCCGGCCTACGTGTTCCTGGCTGCCGCGAGTTGCTCCAGCTACATCACCGGCATCGTCCTGCCCATCACGGGAAGCGCTGGCGACGGCGCCTGA
- a CDS encoding tryptophan--tRNA ligase: protein MQKPTRFLTGITPSGTPHLGNYAGMMRPAIAATRTPGVENFYFLADYHALIKCQEPERVHRSTLEIAASWLACGLNPEHVTFYRQSDIPEIPELHWLLTCVTGKGLLNRAHAYKAAQDKNHEAGRDGDEGVSAGLFMYPVLMAADILMFNAHKVPVGRDQVQHIEMARDMAASFNHLYGEHFTLPEAAIEDNVATLAGLDGRKMSKSYDNTIALFAPREQLRKLIGAIVTDSRAPGEPKQVEGSALFQIHQAFATPEESEAMRRAYADGIAWGEAKQQLFECIDREIAPLRARYDDLMAHPEKVEAALQQGGERARAQAAPLLQRLRAAVGLRPLSAAIGTPRQPDRAAAPAALPSFKQYREADGQFYFKLVAADGQVLLQSTGFAAPRDAGQAIARLQRAPAAALAELAPQLAPLNPAQASAAAAALQALAAAREA from the coding sequence ATGCAAAAACCCACGCGCTTTCTCACCGGCATCACCCCCTCGGGCACGCCGCACCTGGGCAACTACGCGGGCATGATGCGCCCGGCCATTGCCGCCACGCGCACGCCTGGCGTGGAAAATTTCTACTTCCTGGCCGACTACCACGCCCTGATCAAATGCCAGGAACCCGAGCGCGTGCATCGCTCGACGCTGGAGATCGCCGCCAGCTGGCTGGCCTGCGGGCTCAACCCCGAGCACGTGACCTTCTACCGCCAGTCCGACATCCCGGAAATCCCCGAGCTGCACTGGCTGCTGACCTGCGTGACCGGCAAGGGCCTGCTCAACCGCGCCCACGCCTACAAGGCCGCGCAGGACAAGAACCACGAGGCCGGGCGCGATGGCGACGAGGGCGTGTCCGCCGGCCTGTTCATGTACCCGGTGCTGATGGCCGCCGACATCCTGATGTTCAACGCGCACAAGGTGCCCGTGGGGCGCGACCAGGTGCAGCACATCGAGATGGCGCGCGACATGGCGGCCAGCTTCAACCATCTGTATGGCGAGCACTTCACGCTGCCCGAGGCAGCCATCGAGGACAACGTCGCCACCCTGGCCGGCCTGGACGGGCGCAAGATGAGCAAGAGCTACGACAACACCATCGCGCTGTTTGCCCCGCGCGAGCAGCTCAGAAAGCTCATCGGCGCCATCGTGACCGACTCGCGCGCGCCGGGCGAGCCCAAGCAGGTGGAAGGCTCGGCGCTGTTCCAGATCCACCAGGCCTTTGCCACGCCCGAGGAGTCCGAGGCCATGCGCCGCGCCTACGCCGATGGCATTGCCTGGGGCGAGGCCAAGCAGCAGCTGTTCGAGTGCATCGACCGGGAGATCGCCCCGCTGCGCGCCCGCTACGACGACCTGATGGCGCACCCGGAAAAAGTCGAGGCCGCGCTGCAGCAGGGCGGCGAGCGCGCCCGCGCCCAGGCAGCGCCGCTGTTGCAGCGCCTGCGCGCCGCCGTGGGCCTGCGCCCCTTGAGCGCCGCCATCGGCACGCCGCGCCAGCCGGACAGGGCTGCCGCCCCCGCTGCGCTGCCCAGCTTCAAGCAGTACCGCGAGGCGGATGGGCAGTTCTACTTCAAGCTGGTGGCCGCCGATGGCCAGGTGCTGCTGCAAAGCACGGGCTTTGCCGCGCCGCGCGACGCCGGCCAGGCCATTGCCCGGCTGCAGCGCGCGCCGGCAGCAGCCCTGGCCGAGCTGGCGCCGCAACTGGCCCCGCTGAACCCGGCCCAGGCCAGCGCCGCCGCTGCCGCATTGCAGGCCCTGGCCGCCGCCCGCGAAGCCTGA
- a CDS encoding c-type cytochrome — translation MNKRQTRLFAIVATAISAAAFLILTLDSHRKFDQLTNAESITPAVTLGKDVWHRNNCINCHTLFGEGAYYAPDLTKITKLRGEAYLKAYMKDPSKFYDEQRHRRLMPKQDLSDEDIAGLIAFFEWVSNVDNQGWPPRPILVTGSALPGADRSVDQQTSDAKVERGSIAAPPGARPLAGDENPIALGERVFRTATPACTACHSTAPGVDMAGPSLAGVVGRTEALLASSDYKGQAKDVSAYLHESIMEPSAHLVPGPMYSADGTSFMPTTYGKDLTPEQIDQLVAYLMSLK, via the coding sequence ATGAACAAGCGCCAGACACGTCTTTTCGCCATCGTCGCCACGGCCATCTCGGCGGCGGCCTTTCTCATTCTCACCTTGGACAGCCATCGCAAGTTCGACCAGCTCACCAATGCCGAGTCCATCACCCCGGCGGTGACGCTGGGCAAGGATGTCTGGCACAGGAACAACTGCATCAACTGCCACACGCTGTTTGGCGAAGGCGCCTACTACGCTCCTGATCTCACCAAGATCACCAAGCTGCGCGGCGAGGCCTATCTCAAGGCCTACATGAAAGACCCGTCCAAGTTCTACGACGAGCAGCGCCACCGCCGCCTGATGCCCAAGCAGGACTTGAGCGACGAGGACATCGCCGGCCTGATCGCCTTCTTCGAGTGGGTCAGCAACGTGGACAACCAGGGCTGGCCGCCGCGCCCCATCCTGGTCACCGGCTCGGCCCTGCCCGGCGCCGACCGCAGCGTCGATCAGCAGACCAGCGACGCCAAGGTCGAGCGCGGCAGCATAGCTGCGCCCCCCGGCGCGCGTCCGCTGGCCGGCGACGAGAACCCCATCGCCCTGGGCGAGCGGGTGTTTCGCACGGCCACGCCGGCCTGCACGGCCTGCCACTCCACGGCGCCGGGCGTGGACATGGCCGGGCCGTCGCTGGCCGGCGTCGTGGGCCGCACCGAGGCGCTGCTGGCGTCGAGCGACTACAAGGGCCAGGCCAAGGATGTGTCCGCCTACCTGCACGAATCCATCATGGAGCCCAGCGCGCACCTGGTGCCCGGGCCCATGTACTCGGCCGACGGCACCTCGTTCATGCCCACCACCTACGGCAAGGACTTGACGCCCGAGCAGATCGACCAGCTCGTGGCCTATCTGATGTCCCTGAAATAA